From Virgibacillus ihumii, the proteins below share one genomic window:
- the ltrA gene encoding group II intron reverse transcriptase/maturase, which produces MRPKRKFYSIIDKVYRMSNLYDAWNAVKTNKGSAGVDGETILWFEAQLEQNLREVQRLLKQQRYRPEPVLRHYIPKGDGKKKRPLGIPTVRDRIIQQAVRQMMEPLFDRDFYPHSYGFRKGHSQHQAVDVVRRAKKNGYEYVVDLDIQSYFDNIPHNLLMEKVKTKIADGRILDLIEMWLKAGVMEDDRFYDTTSGSPQGGVISPLLANVYLDEFDWKMNQQGFPVVRFADDAIIFCKTKIKANRAYKAAEEILEGNLKLTMHPEKTKVVHFDEGFRFLGFHFWKDYLVLPDERARKVKDKIRHLSRRQQGKSLVEVIHKLNEVIRGFANYFRIGNVKKKFERLDEWIRMRVRAYMRKKRSMESNWRIPNKVLAQAGLVSMVSLLTKRS; this is translated from the coding sequence ATGCGACCAAAGCGCAAATTTTATTCCATCATTGATAAGGTGTACCGCATGAGTAACCTGTACGATGCATGGAATGCCGTTAAGACCAATAAAGGTAGCGCCGGGGTAGATGGTGAAACCATCCTATGGTTTGAGGCGCAGTTGGAACAAAATCTTAGAGAAGTCCAACGGCTTTTGAAGCAACAGCGTTATCGACCGGAACCGGTACTACGTCACTATATCCCAAAAGGGGACGGCAAAAAGAAACGACCGCTGGGCATCCCCACTGTAAGGGACCGAATCATCCAACAAGCCGTACGGCAAATGATGGAACCCTTGTTTGACCGGGACTTTTATCCACACAGTTATGGGTTTCGAAAGGGACATTCCCAACATCAGGCAGTGGACGTCGTAAGACGTGCGAAGAAGAATGGGTATGAATACGTGGTGGATTTGGATATCCAATCGTATTTCGATAATATCCCGCATAACTTATTGATGGAAAAAGTCAAAACAAAAATCGCCGACGGGCGAATACTTGATTTGATTGAAATGTGGTTAAAAGCAGGTGTCATGGAAGACGATCGGTTCTATGACACGACTTCCGGCTCTCCTCAGGGAGGGGTCATATCACCGTTATTGGCGAATGTCTATTTGGATGAATTTGATTGGAAAATGAACCAACAAGGATTTCCAGTTGTACGTTTCGCGGACGATGCGATTATTTTCTGTAAAACGAAGATAAAAGCTAATCGAGCGTATAAAGCAGCTGAAGAGATATTGGAAGGCAATTTAAAGCTTACGATGCATCCCGAAAAGACGAAAGTCGTTCATTTTGATGAAGGATTTCGTTTTCTGGGGTTTCATTTCTGGAAAGACTATCTAGTCCTTCCAGATGAAAGAGCCCGAAAGGTTAAAGATAAAATAAGGCATCTATCAAGAAGACAACAAGGTAAGAGTCTGGTAGAAGTGATTCACAAACTGAATGAAGTCATTCGGGGATTTGCCAATTACTTCAGGATAGGAAATGTCAAAAAGAAATTCGAACGTCTGGATGAATGGATTCGAATGAGGGTGCGAGCTTATATGAGGAAAAAGCGTTCCATGGAGTCGAATTGGCGCATACCCAATAAAGTGTTAGCACAAGCGGGATTGGTTTCAATGGTCAGCTTACTCACCAAACGTTCCTAA